AGCTGGAGGACGAGATTATTGCTAAGGTCAGAGACGTGCATACCTCAGAATTTCTCGACATCAAAAAGAGCTCTCTTAAGATCTTCTCAGCCCTGCTGCTGGGATTTCTGATCGTCTTCATTGCATCAATGGACTTTCACATTGATCTCAGCTGGCTCCGCGACCAGATTCCCAAGTTTGTGTACAGGGAAGGGGGCAGCGTCATTGGCGACGGCCCTGCCGGCAATGTCCGTTCAGGCGGCCAGGGATTTGCAGAGAATATATTTGGTGATGAGGAGGTTGCAGAGCTCAGCAGCAGCCTTACTGCGGCCATCCATGTCTCAGGCTATGAGCTTACGATTGATGACCTCCAGCCTCCCCAGGCCAGGGATTTCACGCCGCTCTTCCCTACTGAGGTTTTCGGAGAGTCTGCAGAAAGCTTCGAGGAGAACATCCCAAAAGACCAGCAGGAGGTCGTGAAGAATTACTTCAATGAGATAACAAAAGATAATAAATTAACATGAAATCCAATAATGAACTCCAATATATGTAAATATGCAAATAATGAAAAAATGAAAAACCAACAATCCTTAAGATTGAAACTGCAATCAACCAATATTGAACCCTAATCATACACATCAAAAATAAGAATCCCCATCAAAAACCAATCAAATAAAAAATGAAACACCAGAAACAAAGAATAAGCTCTTATGGAGGTGCACAATGAAAAACTACAAGGAAACCTTTGAAGAGGTTTTGAAAGAGGTTAATAAGGCAGTCATTGGCCAGGACAAGGTGATTGAGCAGGTCCTTATCGCCGTGCTCTGTGATTCCCATGCGCTGCTTGAGGGCTATCCTGGCCTTGCAAAGACCCTGCTTGTCCGGACTTTGGCTGACATCATGGATCTGAAGTTCAGCAGGATCCAGAG
This sequence is a window from Candidatus Nanoarchaeia archaeon. Protein-coding genes within it:
- a CDS encoding AAA family ATPase; amino-acid sequence: MKNYKETFEEVLKEVNKAVIGQDKVIEQVLIAVLCDSHALLEGYPGLAKTLLVRTLADIMDLKFSRIQSTPDLMPSDITGTYIIEEDRGKRQFKFQPGPIFANIVLADEINRATPKTQSAMLEAMQE